A genomic region of Raphanus sativus cultivar WK10039 chromosome 6, ASM80110v3, whole genome shotgun sequence contains the following coding sequences:
- the LOC108807677 gene encoding chloroplastic import inner membrane translocase subunit HP30-2, whose protein sequence is MKGEQTMTQLKEAIIAIATDGVTGAAVGGVAGTVMIMSCRCRRNPRAVTQNALRCARDCSASFAAWNGTEYVMKGIRGKDDLTTAMVGASGGGLAYSFVSQGLKVKPALSLAACYAVAGGTLHKVKETISARSELSTRGKASDT, encoded by the exons atgaaagGCGAACAGACAATGACGCAGCTGAAAGAAGCCATCATCGCCATCGCAACAGACGGTGTCACCGGAGCTGCTGTTGGCGGCGTAGCAGGAACGGTCATGATCATGTCCTGCCGCTGCCGGCGTAACCCTCGAGCCGTAACTCAG AACGCTCTAAGGTGTGCTCGGGACTGTTCAGCATCTTTCGCTGCATGGAATGGAACAGAGTACGTAATGAAAGGAATCAGAGGCAAAGATGATCTTACGACTGC CATGGTCGGAGCATCAGGTGGTGGGTTGGCATACTCTTTTGTGAGCCAAGGCTTGAAAGTAAAGCCCGCACTCTCCTTGGCTGCTTGCTACGCTGTTGCGGGAGGAACACTTCATAAG GTGAAGGAAACAATCAGTGCAAGAAGTGAACTTTCCACCAGGGGCAAGGCTTCTGATACTTG
- the LOC130495992 gene encoding chloroplastic import inner membrane translocase subunit HP30-2-like — protein MKGEQTMTQLKEAIIAIATDGVTGAAVGGVAGTVMIMSCRCRRNPRAVTQNALRCARDCSASFAAWNGTEYVMKGIRGKDDLTTAMVGASGGGLAYSFVSQGLKVKPALSLAACYAVAGGTLHKVKETISARSELSTRGKASDTCVGSIN, from the exons atgaaagGCGAACAGACAATGACGCAGCTGAAAGAAGCCATCATCGCCATCGCAACAGACGGTGTCACCGGAGCTGCTGTTGGCGGCGTAGCAGGAACGGTCATGATCATGTCCTGCCGCTGCCGGCGTAACCCTCGAGCCGTAACTCAG AACGCTCTAAGGTGTGCTCGGGACTGTTCAGCATCTTTCGCTGCATGGAATGGAACAGAGTACGTAATGAAAGGAATCAGAGGCAAAGATGATCTTACGACTGC CATGGTCGGAGCATCAGGTGGTGGGTTGGCATACTCTTTTGTGAGCCAAGGCTTGAAAGTAAAGCCCGCACTCTCCTTGGCTGCTTGCTACGCTGTTGCGGGAGGAACACTTCATAAG GTGAAGGAAACAATCAGTGCAAGAAGTGAACTTTCCACCAGGGGCAAGGCTTCTGATACTTGTGTTGGATCAATTAATTAA
- the LOC130494674 gene encoding universal stress protein PHOS32-like, whose amino-acid sequence MAEINGRRIGVAVDFSECSKKALNWAIDNVVRDGDYLILITVAHDMHYEEGEMQLWETVGSPLIPLSEFSEAAVMKKYGVKPDAETLDIANTASRQKSITVVMKIYWGDPREKICEAVEHIPLSSLVIGNRGLGGLKRMIMGSVSNHVVNNVACPVTVVKAHH is encoded by the exons atgGCGGAAATCAATGGTCGGAGGATCGGAGTAGCAGTAGATTTCTCGGAGTGCAGCAAGAAGGCTCTGAACTGGGCGATCGACAACGTGGTTCGCGATGGCGATTATCTAATACTCATCACCGTAGCTCACGATATGCATTACGAGGAAGGCGAGATGCAGCTCTGGGAGACCGTTGGTTCTC CTCTGATTCCGCTGAGTGAGTTCTCGGAAGCGGCTGTGATGAAGAAGTATGGAGTGAAGCCAGATGCTGAAACCCTTGACATTGCCAACACTGCCTCTAGGCAGAAATCG ATAACAGTAGTGATGAAGATATATTGGGGAGATCCTCGTGAGAAGATTTGCGAAGCTGTTGAACATATTCCTCTCTCTAGCCTTGTCATCGGTAACCGAGGCCTTGGTGGTCTTAAGAG GATGATAATGGGAAGTGTAAGCAACCATGTTGTGAACAACGTGGCATGCCCTGTGACCGTCGTGAAGGCTCACCACTGA